Genomic DNA from Hordeum vulgare subsp. vulgare chromosome 2H, MorexV3_pseudomolecules_assembly, whole genome shotgun sequence:
ctttgttgctcttttggaacaacttggtgaggctagTGACCTCATCAAGTCTCATGAGCATACtatctccgagatgcaaggacatagtcgtgactatgccaatgagattgttgaattatctattgctctagaagaagagctcaGTCttagtttggctcttgaggagtcacacaacgatgattgTGCTGAATTACAAAAGGAGCTAGATCACGTTATTGTCCTTAcacgtgtgcttaagtctgaaaagactgcacttggggttggccatgagtactcaaggaggagtttgatacacttgacaaggcccacaaggtcttgaaaggtgcccaTTTCTCTCTGagtgagtctcatgatcaactccaagcaaagcttaccaaggagatctctacatgACCTCCCTTTGTTATAATtgagcttgtgcaactaacccttgttgtgagcatgtaaatcttgtggaagaaaatgctaagttgaaggatcaacttgagaagggccttgtgtcatgcattcaagctgagaagaacctaaacgaccttttgagtaatcaaaagggaattgtaggaaaggagggacttggacttacatccaagtcaaaaaggaaaaggaagaacaggaacaagcgatcTCTTACCCTCATGGACATTTTTTTCAAAGAGGAcgaagggactcagaaggagaacaggaacaaggtaGATGATGGTactgtcaagaagggcaaaaccattcctaccaacacgacCGACAAATTTaatccctcttatgttttatgtcgtcctGGTGATggacatgtttatgccagatttgttggttcttattatgagtccattgaatgggctatttgggttcctaagacccttgtttctaacatcaaaggacccattaaaaaatgggtacctaaaaccaagccttgatctattgcaggagtttgcttccggcagggtgtcatggttgctcgatagtggagcaacaaatcatatgaccgaaagcaaggacttagtggtggacgtgcatcctaccccatctatgcccacccatgtccaatttggtgATGCTTCAACatccaaggtattgggatttggtaaggtggtcaactCTCAAGatgtatctattgagaaggtcatgcttgttgagtcccttgcttacaatttactttctgttcatcaacttgcaattatgggctttgccacattctttaatcttgataccgtggtccttttgtggagcaagactcttaaagtagcctatgttggatatgtcaaaaatggtctccatgtggtgaacttttcataacgatccactaagactgcgacttgtctaatggctaaagttgatgtgggctggctttggcattgccgactagctcatgtcaatatgagatctttgcaaagtctcctcaaaggggaccatgttcgtggactaatgaATGTGAGTTTTGCGAGAGATCgttcttgcagtgcttgtattgaagggaagattcatgagactgctcatcgtcccacgactctcatttacactaagatacccttggagctccttcatatggatctctttggtcccccatattttgatagtcttgggggcagaaagtactgcttggtgattgttgatgattactcaagatacacttgggtatacttcttcaagaggaagagtgagactcaacaaaccgtcatcaactttgctaatgaagctcaacgacaacatgaagcaaagatttcgatgattagaagtgacaacggcaccgagttcaagaactactccatggatgagtttcttagtgatgaggggatcaagcatcaatattcagcaccctacacccctcaacaaaatggtgttgcggagaggaagaaccagacgttgatggacgcgacaagaaaaatgatggcggaattcaaatctccgtacaacttttgggccgaagtcatcaacacaacatgtcatgcatccaatcggctctatatccgcaaaggtttgaacaagactccgtatgagattctcaccgaaaACAAAACCCAACCTCACGTACTTCAAGGTATTCTggttggagcaaagtggtctttgtgatgtaggtgatgaaattcctccccaagccataagaagaatgaggattggtcaaatactccccgttaaggaaccccttgtggccgaaggagaaggacaatgctctactcaagtggttccatcaccctcgctagccccacaacttccgatgaacaaagagaagaccctcaaccagctgaacaagatcaagggcaagatcaaccacgtgaagatggtgatgcaccacatgatgtccaagtgcttacacaaggttctgaatctgctcaagatcaagatcaggtgcatccacaagatcaagatcaagagcagccacaagatcaagaacaaaccagtgagcctactcaagacgaaaatcaagttgatcaggatgatgCTTCTCAATTTCCTATTGCATCacctaagaggggtcgtggtgccAAGGCAGGATCAAAACTCAAAGCCAAGGCCAAGTAAcgtgatcaagttgatgctccccaatTAACAAGCGCGGAACTCTTGGAGCATGCGCAGCCAAGATAGCatccaagctgagagtcaaatcacatcttatgaagaacgtgcttggaagcttaaaaaggggagtatccactcgtcaacaaattttaaATCTttatgagcatcacgcgtttgttttgtattgtgaacctcaacagatacatgaagcgctcgataatgaggattggcttatagccatgcatgaagaactgaacaacttcgagcgtaatcaagtctgggaattactgccaagaccaaaggaggaacataatgtcattgggaccaaatggtcttcaaaacaagcaagatgccaatgggattttgGTTCGAAACAAGGCGAGATTGGTGGCTCAATGATACTCCcaggtcgagggtatcgactatggtgaaacctttgcccctcttgctcgtctagaatctatttgcatgttgcttgcatttgcatctcatcatgatttcaaattacaacaaatggatgtcaaaagtgattttcttaatggtcctttaaatgagttggtatatgtcaaacaacccccgggattcgaacatcccaagctccccaatcatgtatacaaacttaatgaggcactctatggccttaaacaagccccatgtgtgtagtatgagtaccttaccgagttgttacaagatcgtgggtttgaaattgggaagattgatcccactctttttaccaagaaggtcaaaggggatttgttcatatgccaactatatgttgatgatattatttttggttcccctaacgaatctttcaatgaagaatttgttgcactaatgaccaagaaatttgagatgtcaatgatgggtgagttgaagttcttcctcgggttcgagattaaccaaggtttagaaggaaccttcatcaaacaagccaagtacacccaagacatgctcaagtggttcgagctagaggacgtcaagccggtcaagtttcccatgttaACCAGATGtaagcttgacaatgatccctatggtaaagaagtggatcaaaaggtatatcgctccatgattggatccctcttctttacctttgtgcatctagaccggagatcatgttgagtgtagggatttgtgcacaatTTCAatttgcaccaaaggaaagccattttATGGCTGTCAAACtaatctttcaatatttggctcataccccaaactttggcctatggtatcccaaaggagcaagcttcaacctagtgggctattctgactcagattgggcgggagactgtgtggagaggaagtcaacttctggaggatgtcaatttcttggtcgtcCGCTGGTAAGTTGgttttcaaagaagcagaattgtgtctcattgtcttccaccgaagctgagtatgttgcaGATGCGAGTtgctgtgcacagttgctatggatgaggtaaaatttaaaggattacggtgtcacttgtgacaaagtgcatcgtctatgtgacaatcaaagtgctatcaagatttccctaaatccggtgcaacatagcaagaccaagcacattagtattcgtcatcacttcattcgtgagcatatcaagcgtggtgatattgaggttcacttcatcaacactgaagagcaacttgcagatattttcactaagcccctagatgaagcaaggttccgggagttaaggcatgagctaaatatcattgattcaagtaatgtggattgaaactaggcactctgcacctcattccgcattatatctagttctaggtgtagacatggacatagggggagtgtttttCTCTCAATGAATTtcccctcccccattatgcataaaatcgatcaagtctttcacattggccattattgatggcacttgtgcttcaaagatgagcgttggtaatgaacccaaggataattcttcgcggtgtcataccttttttctcaaacataggtggcttcggccaccgccccgtTCTCTCCCAGTAAAGGAGGGTTATAATATTGCTAGTCAGtatatttttttgtgtttttactCCAGTACTGACTAATAGGTGCCCTAGTGATTTCGCGTCGTTCTGGAAAGTTTTGAAAATTTCTGTATgttctggagtggtactaccgctaagggaaagcggtactaccgctatgacccgagcggtactaccgcgatggccagcacggtactaccgctgactagggcTAGAATCTGCACCTcttcagggggagcggtactaccgccatgactcgagcggtactaccgcgatgacccaactggtactaccgccctgcccgTGCCCTAGGGGGTATATAAAGAGAGGGGGTAGTTTTCTCTGTCCCGTTTGTTCCTTTTTCGTGGAGCTCCCCCTCTCTATGTCAAGTTCCCCCATATCTGATCTTCCTCCGCGGCGTTTCTCCTCCCATTCCAGTTGGAGGGATtgcccccctcctccttcctcctccatgtgCCATGAACTCCGATACTACCCCTATTCTCCTTCTGTTGTGTTGATGTTTTTGGTTCTAGGGTTAGGGTCTAGATGTAGTGGCTTCATTGCTTTGGCATGATTTTTTCTCGTGCATGGATTGGAGGAGAGATAGTGGAAAATGCCTCAATATGTTTTGGATCTGCATAGTTTTTGTCCCTAATGTTTTTAAATCTGCAGCATAGTGATTAGATCCATGTCTTGTTTCTCCAGATCTGTAAtcacgcggtactaccgccctgccctgagcggtactaccgctcgcgcacggtactaccgccctgaccgagcggtactaccgctctgcctGGAGCGGTCCTACTGCTCGCGCACAATTTGCTGCCTATGCTTGCTCCTACTTGGTTTCATTTGTGTTTTCTCCTGTGTTCTGGATGTTGCCATGAGTTCTTTTGTCGTTTTCGCGTGTTTGTGTTGCGTGTCTTAGGTGGTGGCTCCCGTTGTTCCAACCCAGTTTGCAACACCGAGTCCAAGAGGTACCACAACACTAAAGAATCGGAAGGTTCCAATCCTCCGAAGCGCGATATCAAGAAGACTGCATCGAAGGACAAGGAGACCAACTTTGACTATGACACTATGCCTCTCAAGGAGTATGCGCGGCGCCGAAAGCAAAACCCTTATGTCACTGAGAGGGCCCAGTTCAGGGGCGGTGAGATGTTCTGGTCCAAGCAGCAgctcatgatctatcaagatatcCTCCTgactaagaagaagaaatatgttccagtgcagtggattgatctcaATCATCTCCGGAAGGATACTGCATATTTTGGAGAGGCCCTGAGTATGATTGAGCAGCTGGGTATTGAGGATATCATCACTTTTCACTGTGACTTCGATCTAGAGGTAGTGGCTCAATTCTATGTCTCTATCCACTTCCATAATGATGAGAATCTCTCTTTGACCTGGATGACTCATGGCGAGAAGATGACTGGCTCTTGGGCTGAGTTCATGAAGCTTTTCAAGATCAATTTCGCTGGGATGCATAACCCTGTTGGCATGTGCCCTCATCGACAAGCTGATACCACCCCCAAGGAGAAGTTGATGCCTTTCTATGTCAGGAAGGGTGTTCTCATTCCCttcttggatatcatgcatcgagtCTTCTGCAACACTCTGTTCCCTCGGGTTGGTAACAAAGGTGAAGTTCATTCCTATCTGGTGGACATGCTCCTGATGTGTCAGGAAGGATGGACACAACCCAATGGGCCACTCGATGTCTCAAATGTGATGTTTTGCAAGCTTCAGATGGCCATATACAACCGTAGGGTTCCCATCTATGGACCTTActtgttctactacatcaagacTAAATGGGCTGAGTCCTTCCCTGGCAGGGCCTTTCCTGCACCCATAGAGTCCTTCAGCCATGATCCCATCAAACTGCTCCAGAAAGAGGAGTGGGCCAACACCTCAACTTCACGTTCTACTGATCACATGGAGACTAGGGAGGAGACTGCTGCTGCTGGGGCTGAGGGTGGCCCTGCTTCACAGACTCGTTCTTCTTCTAAGCCATCTTGGGCGAAGAAGCTGAAGGAACAGATGGGGTCCCTGAAGGACCAGATGAGGACCTTGTTTTGCATGTAGGCAAAAGGACAATATCTAACTCATGtgtctcagaaggagagccgtcaaCAGGATAAGCGCCTCCTGAGGACGCTTGATGTGCAGGTCTCTAGTGGTTCTCAAGatgtcatcactccagaggctatctGGATGCAGGCTAGAGACTACCAGTGGGATGGGACTGATCAGGAGATGTTTGACGAAGAAGATGCAGCGGGGTCTGGTCACAAGGAGTAacatgaggatgatgaggacaggaCGCTACGGATGTGTCTGCTGACTGAGCCACCACCTGTGTTcgcgtcctctctgcctttttggtgtaccgatgccaaagggggggagattgttagagattTGCCTTTGGTTTTTCGTTCGTGTTTGAGTCTTTCTTTACAGAACTTGGTTCGTTTAAGTCTGTTGGATATTTTATTATGTGTGTGAAGACTCttcgtcatatggtgtgagacatatgccatCCTTATATTATCTCTAAAGTCTCTTTATATGCTTAGCCTGTGAGATCATTTatcttgtgcctttatctttatgctcacatgtCTATGTTTTCATTAATATGTTTTTGTGCAGATtcggtgttgtcatcaatccaccaaggcATATCttgttctaagtagttttggtgattgatgacagcacctctgcggactaatcgtgtgcattgagcattttagataataCATCAcatggcacaagatgattcgtcgcccctcggtgttgttggagcacggtgtttcctacggttctctttggtagtgttgagtagtaggaaagtcgtactatcaagagggggtccgcgtcggaaaggtttgggtggaatcaattcacacacgcgcacattttctttccaccaccttCTCTTTGCGGCAATGGAGCACCCGCTTGGTCTATCCTTGCATTTGCaaagggtccagcggtagtaacgctcaagctgagcggtagtaccgctcactagcggtagtaccactccagatgagcggtagtaccgctagctgagcGGTATTATCGCTCcagtcgagcggtagtaccgcttagggacggtagtacctccctctctgagcggttgtacttcgtcgggctttttgcgaatacttttccagcggtggtaggcTCGGTAGTTGGATTTCTACTACTGTGACTTTGagtctgcctagcggtagtaccgctggggcttgcggtagtaccactcccaccaggcggtagtaccactcccaccaggcggtagtaccgcttcccccaAGCggtagtgggggtaacggttggacttgttaccccactatataaagggttcacctacctcatgaaccctacctttgaccctccaagactccattgttgctccctaagctcatatgtgcccgatctctctccctaggcaatcaaacttgttgatttcctagggattggttgagaaggccaagatctacacttccacaaagagaaaattgatttcccccactaatcccttgcggatcttgttaatcttgggtgtttgagcaccctagacggttgaggtcacctcggagccacattccattgtggtgaagctccgtggtcttgttgggagcctccaagctttgtgtggagatagccccaaccttgtttgtaaaggttcagtcgccgcctttaagggcacccatagtggaatcacggtaccttgcattgtgtgagggcgtaaggagaatacgatggccctagtggcttattggggagcattgtgcctccacaccactccaacggagacgtacttcgtgtcaaagggaaggaacttcggtaacacatcctcgtcttcatcggttcctcttgcggttatctcttacctttacattgtgtatgctattgttgaagagtatttcttacttgctttagtggtcatagtcggtagcatcatataggttgctcacctagttgttattATAGaggacctttatgttgctaaccctaacttgttaagaaaatcTAAGGATTGGTAGTTGcccattcacccccctctagtcaaccatatcgatcctttcaggtgtaatattacccatgaagattattgcgattccctacacttgtgggttatcaaaaacGCATGTGATGCCCGCTGTTCCCCTCTGTCCCGCCAGTTTGTGACACATTGGCCATTTCCCATGTGTACCATCCATAGCCGCCGCACCCATCACCCTCCCTTTTCATAGCCGACAGTTCCAGTATCCAGGCCAGACACTCGCACCCCGAGCATCCTTGCCAGCATTGCTGGATGATTTTTCCGCCGTTCTTGCTGGCATTTGTGCATGATTTTTGCCATTGTCGAAGCATCACTACATCCACGCCACCGCCTCACCTTCGCCGCCAACAGCAATGCTCCAAGCACGGCCACCTCTCTCACTAGTCGCCTCCACATTCGCCTTCACGGCCACAAGCATGCTACCTGGTCTAGTCAGGCATGAGACTCTTCACTGGTCAGCTTCCTCGGCCACGCCCGTGAGGTGTTTGACGTTTTGCATGCTAGGTACAAATGGATAGTTCTGATGACTggttttttcaaaaatttcatttgcgatgaggatgattcaTCATTTGGCGATTAGGAGATTGTGGCTGCTGCTTTGGTCGTCCATGACCATATGAGTAGGCATCGACCGATATTCAAGGGCTCAATCCCGAGGCATACTCCAACATTGAatcacaacacaacacaacacaacacacacacacacacacacacacacacagagagagagagagaggcaggcAATTGCCTACTCTAGAAGGTCTGCTCTTCGAGTCTGCTGACCCACTCTTCAAATACAAGCTACCCGTCGCCGCTTCCGGATGCATAGACATGTGTTCAATCGTATTTAGGAGAAGGTTGTGGCATCCAATAACTATTTCGAGTGCAAGGAGGatgccttggaaatggttggcttCTCCTCTTATCACAAATGCATTACAACTACTTGGATACTTGCTTATAGAGTACATGGTGATCTTATTTATGAGTACGTTCGCATGAGACAGTCCACGTCCCTAGGCTCCATGTATAAGTTATGCAAGGCCGCGGTAGCAGTGTTTGTCCTGGAATACTTGAGAGAGACAACTATTGCGGATACAACCCGGGTGTTGGCGATTAATTCCGCAAGGGATTTTTCAGGGATGCTAGGTAGCATCAATTGTATGCATTGGGCAATGAAGAACTTCCCAACTGGTTGGCAGGGGCAGTATAGGGGCCTAAAAGATTGCACTGTCATATTTGAGGACGTGGCTTCACAAGATCTTTGGATTTGAcactctttctttggcatggtcggctctcacaatgacatcaacatGCTTCAGCGTTCTTTGGTCTTCGCAAGGCTTGCAGAAGGAAACAAACCAAAGGTTAATGTTGAGATCAAGGTCCACCACTACAACAAATGATACTACCTAGCTGATGGTATCCATCCTCATCGGACTACCTTTTGAAGACAATCCCAACGATTGGAGAGAAGAAACAAAGATTTGCCCAAGCACAAGAGAGTGCTAGAAAGGATGTGGAGCGTGCTCTCGACGTTTttcaatctcgatggggcatctTTCAGTATCTTGGTAGAATTTGAAGCATCAAAAAGTTGTGGAAGATAATGACTGTTTGTGTGATCATTGACAACATGATTGTAGAGAATTAGCGTGATGATGAAATCTATGGTCAGAGGTTTCAATTTCATTTTCATGATCAAAATGTTGTGCATGAGCATGAAAGAGCAGCCACTTTTGCACACTTTACCAAATTTCATCAACAAATGTGTGATTGAAAAACACACATCAACTACAAGAtaatttggttgagcatatgtgggctTGCCTTGCAACCAATAGATGTATCCACTCTTATTTCTTTCAAATGTATTTGTGACAATTAAATTGTATATGGTTTGTAATATCTAAGATTTTATTTCGTTATGAAAATATGAGATATTTGTAATTGGTTGAATTATGTTAATTTTGGATAAAAAAAATTTATATGcgtgcaaaaaaagaaaaatttgATCGCGTATCGATCGCGCGGACGAAAATGCGTCAACACGTTGGACGCACACTGTTAACGTGGACGGGGCGGACACGTCAAACCAAACAAACGCAAAGCGAACAAAATAGGTGTCGGTTTGGGTCAGCCCATTGAAGTTGATCTCCTCTAAAGTGGTGACAACCTCGGCATCTTAAAAAACAAGTGATGACAACCTGAAGTCCGTAGTACATATACCTTCACATCACCCTAAATTTACGTTTCTACTAGGCAAAGACGCCATTAGGGAAGTGTTGGAACGATGTGTAGCAGACTAGCAGTACCTAATATTTTCCTATAAGAAAAAGCAGTATCTATAGTATCTATATTCACTGGATCCGATAGTTTCTTTTCACGGGTAACTGGATCTGACAGTAGAATGGCTGCGGGTATCATGAGTCTGCTCTCAGCGTCTGCGCTTGATCGACCAGCACAGAGCCCGTGAGAAAGTCTCGGTACCacttccccgacatctttggagTCCTCTCCTGCGTTTCAAAATCCACGTAATACAGCCCGAACCTCACGGTGAAGCCAAAACCCCACTCGAAGTTGTCCATGAGGCTCCACACGAAGTAGCCACGCACGTTTGCTCCTCTCCTGTAAGCATGCCACAGGTCCGGTATATGTTGTGTCAGATAAGGGTCAACACATTCAGAATGCAGAGTTGCAAGAACTGATTCCTAGTTCAATTTTCTTTTTTATTGGTGTGTGTGACAAATGAAATGAATTATAACATTCTTTCAGGGCATACTCTTTCAACGGGCTTGCTTCATTATGTGTATAGTGCTAGATATTTTATTTCTACTTTTGGTACTGAATGATGTATATTAATTTTAGGAAGGTTTATGGTTTATGAAAGATTCCATCAGTAAATAAATAGTGTAATGTGCGTGATGATCGGAAATGATGGCATGTTACCTGACTGCTGAAGAGATGCACGTCAGATAACCCTGCAGGTAATTCACTCTTCCAACGTCATTGATCAAGTCCTCCATACTGTTATCGCTGAACTGCGAGAAGCCTGAAATAAATAAAGCGTAAGAGAACACACACATGATCGTTGAAAACATGCAGAAGCAAATTAGGAGCTGCTAGAAGCTTTTCAATCTTCAGGGTTCGGATTCATAATCTGGACGTACGCACTGCGAATTCCTGATTGTCCTCCCTTGCAACTCACCATTTTCAGTAACGTACACCGGCGCGTTCTCGTATCTCTGGTTGACATACTTGACGATCAGCTCCATTCCTTCGGGAACATCATAGTAACCAGGGAATGCAGTCTGCAAGGTTGATCACCATGCATACGAACatgtcagagagagagagagagagagagagagagagaagaagagtgTGTGTGCTGTAGGGTGGTGGCAACAGAAGATGTAAGCAGTTCTTACTGGTCTTCCGATTGCCACGCCGTCTCGTTCACCTACAGCTTGGACCAGCGCATTTCCCTCGTAACTCTTAATGTTGCACGGAGAAGCGATGCAATCCTTGGCGTAGATCGCCGTGTAATGGTTTACCCCGATAAAATCCGCCTTGCTCTGCAATAACCTCTTCTCCTCGGAGGTGAACGTTGGTAAGTTTGATGACAGCATCTCCCGCATTTCTCTGGGATAGTCGCCAAAGAATATCGGATCAAGAAACCTGTAGAAGCAAAGGGAACATTAAAACCGTCATAGTACTAACAGtctcttttttcttttgtatAAACGTAGTGTGAAGATTACAAATGTCACACTTCTTGTGTTGCGTAGAAGGTGAAGCAAAAAAGGACATACCAGTCCACCTCAAAGGCCAACGCCCGTCTTGCAGCCAGGATATCCTCCGTGGAGTTGGTGAGCGGCTCATACCATTTCATCGCGATCACGATCCCGATCGATCCGCCTTGGGTTGCCTGACACGCACACATTCGATCATCAGAACGCGACCAAGACAGAGGCGCCTCTGCTTTCGACATCCACCGAGACAGCACCCCAGCACGACGGAGCAAGCATGTCTGTCTGTAGGGTTTCACTTCACCTGATAGTTCCTCTTGTAGTTGTCGACGGCGGCGGCGTGCGACATGATCATGTTATGGGCGGCGACGTAGGGCTCCCGGCGAGAGTCGCCGCTGTTGCAGGTCCCGAACGGCGGGGAGCAGTGCTTGGGCGGGTACTGGCCCAGCATGTAGGCGAACTTGGTGAAGAGGTTGGGCTCGTTGAGCGTCGTCCAGAACTTGACCCGGTCGCCGAACGCCTTGAAGCACACGTCCGCGTAGTAGCCGAACTCCTCCCTGTCAAGGAACAAAGGTTAATCAGC
This window encodes:
- the LOC123427233 gene encoding beta-glucosidase 16-like, whose product is MAAAAGMVMLLAALAILAPAARGLDRAEFPPGFLFGAATSSYQIEGAYLEDGKGLSNWDVFTHTQSREINDGRNGDVADDHYHRYMEDVEIMHNLGVNSYRFSISWARVLPRGRLGGVNSAAIAFYNRLIAALLEKGIEPFVTLHHFDLPHELETRHGGWLGAGIREEFGYYADVCFKAFGDRVKFWTTLNEPNLFTKFAYMLGQYPPKHCSPPFGTCNSGDSRREPYVAAHNMIMSHAAAVDNYKRNYQATQGGSIGIVIAMKWYEPLTNSTEDILAARRALAFEVDWFLDPIFFGDYPREMREMLSSNLPTFTSEEKRLLQSKADFIGVNHYTAIYAKDCIASPCNIKSYEGNALVQAVGERDGVAIGRPTAFPGYYDVPEGMELIVKYVNQRYENAPVYVTENGFSQFSDNSMEDLINDVGRVNYLQGYLTCISSAVRRGANVRGYFVWSLMDNFEWGFGFTVRFGLYYVDFETQERTPKMSGKWYRDFLTGSVLVDQAQTLRADS